A genomic region of Friedmanniella luteola contains the following coding sequences:
- a CDS encoding carbohydrate ABC transporter permease, whose translation MATTTEPAPLLPALPPAVRGAGTTRASSRRRTGLVVRHLVLIVLAVTTIIPVLLVISTALKTQAEARVDPFGLFTDFSMESIVSAWTDGQFSDYLLNSVLLSVPSTLLILVISTMAGYTFARLPFPGRTVIFYVVVLGLLVPFFTYMIPLYFQLRSMGLLDTLTGTVLVLTSTGTSFGTFFMRAFFSELPEELEQAARIDGCSEWRIFTSVMLPLVSSGIGALAVFTFISTWNNFLVPLLYLPTGGYRPLTTALYVFTGGRSVDVAPLAAGTLITILPIIVLFVVLQKQVTAGFISGAVKG comes from the coding sequence ATGGCCACGACGACCGAACCGGCGCCGCTGCTGCCCGCGCTCCCGCCGGCCGTGCGCGGCGCGGGGACCACCCGGGCGTCGAGCCGCCGCCGGACCGGGCTCGTGGTGCGGCACCTGGTGCTGATCGTCCTCGCGGTGACGACGATCATCCCGGTGCTGCTCGTGATCTCGACGGCCCTCAAGACCCAGGCCGAAGCCAGGGTCGACCCGTTCGGGCTCTTCACCGACTTCTCGATGGAGTCGATCGTCAGCGCCTGGACCGACGGGCAGTTCAGCGACTACCTGCTGAACAGCGTGCTGCTCTCGGTCCCCAGCACGCTGCTCATCCTCGTGATCTCCACCATGGCGGGCTACACGTTCGCCCGGCTGCCGTTCCCGGGCCGGACCGTGATCTTCTACGTCGTGGTCCTCGGGCTGCTCGTCCCGTTCTTCACGTACATGATCCCGCTGTACTTCCAGCTGCGCTCGATGGGCCTGCTGGACACGTTGACGGGCACCGTCCTCGTGCTGACCTCGACCGGTACCTCGTTCGGCACCTTCTTCATGCGGGCCTTCTTCTCCGAGCTCCCCGAGGAGCTCGAGCAGGCGGCCCGGATCGACGGCTGCTCGGAGTGGCGGATCTTCACCTCGGTGATGCTGCCGCTGGTCAGCTCCGGGATCGGCGCGCTGGCGGTCTTCACCTTCATCAGCACCTGGAACAACTTCCTCGTGCCGCTGCTCTACCTGCCCACCGGCGGCTACCGCCCCCTCACGACTGCGCTGTACGTCTTCACCGGCGGCCGCTCCGTCGACGTCGCCCCGCTCGCGGCCGGCACCTTGATCACGATCCTGCCGATCATCGTGCTCTTCGTCGTCCTGCAGAAGCAGGTGACCGCCGGCTTCATCTCCGGCGCCGTCAAGGGGTAG
- a CDS encoding zinc-dependent alcohol dehydrogenase produces MPAVIRFTSPHESEVVEEPLGPLGPDEVRLRTLYSGISAGTELTAYRGSNPYLTKRWDDDARLFVDGSTSFSYPVDGWGYEEVGEVVEVGAEASGLAVGDRVWGTWGHRAATVQKAERAAQRVLDPAADPRVGIFSQIGAIGLNVVLDADIHIGETVAVFGLGVPGQIAAQLARLNGARVIGVDNLPSRRALALELGADTVLDATEGGVAERIRDLTGGRGADVCLEVTGSYRALHEAIRSVAYSSRVCAAGFMQGDGMGLRLGEEFHHNRVQLVCSQISGVAPALQHRWDGYRLARTAVDLAVSGRLRLTELITHTLPMAEAPTAFRLLDEHPEQALQVVLSFDAALEAAA; encoded by the coding sequence ATGCCCGCCGTCATCCGCTTCACCTCCCCGCACGAGTCCGAGGTGGTCGAGGAGCCGCTCGGTCCGCTCGGACCGGACGAGGTCCGGCTCCGCACCCTCTACTCGGGCATCTCCGCGGGCACCGAGCTGACCGCCTACCGGGGCAGCAACCCCTACCTGACGAAGCGGTGGGACGACGACGCCCGGCTGTTCGTCGACGGCTCGACCAGCTTCTCCTACCCCGTCGACGGCTGGGGCTACGAGGAGGTCGGCGAGGTCGTCGAGGTGGGGGCGGAGGCGAGCGGGCTGGCCGTGGGGGACCGGGTCTGGGGGACCTGGGGCCACCGCGCCGCCACCGTGCAGAAGGCGGAGCGCGCGGCCCAGCGGGTGCTCGACCCGGCTGCCGACCCCCGTGTCGGGATCTTCTCCCAGATCGGCGCCATCGGGCTCAACGTCGTGCTGGACGCCGACATCCACATCGGCGAGACCGTCGCCGTCTTCGGGCTCGGCGTGCCCGGCCAGATCGCCGCGCAGCTGGCCCGGCTCAACGGGGCGCGGGTGATCGGCGTCGACAACCTGCCGTCCCGGCGCGCGCTGGCGCTCGAGCTCGGGGCCGACACCGTCCTCGACGCGACGGAGGGCGGTGTCGCGGAGCGGATCCGCGACCTGACCGGGGGCCGCGGGGCGGACGTCTGCCTGGAGGTGACCGGCAGCTACCGGGCGCTGCACGAGGCCATCCGCTCGGTGGCCTACAGCTCGCGGGTCTGCGCCGCCGGCTTCATGCAGGGCGACGGGATGGGCCTGCGGCTCGGCGAGGAGTTCCACCACAACCGCGTGCAGCTCGTCTGCTCGCAGATCTCCGGCGTCGCGCCGGCCCTGCAGCACCGGTGGGACGGCTACCGGCTGGCCCGGACGGCGGTGGACCTGGCGGTGTCGGGCCGGCTGCGGCTGACCGAGCTGATCACCCACACCCTGCCGATGGCGGAGGCCCCCACGGCCTTCCGGCTGCTCGACGAGCACCCGGAGCAGGCCCTGCAGGTCGTCCTCAGCTTCGACGCCGCGCTCGAGGCGGCCGCGTGA
- a CDS encoding sugar phosphate isomerase/epimerase family protein, with the protein MIRLAAQEATLPGARLEEQFQFALDCGFDGIELSGRGDGVFGARAAELRRARDAGVQMCSAVMHTPTFLGSFEPEARATAIADLKVLLSTIVEAGGLGIVSPNAFGVFSRKLPPFTPPRSQEESRRLLVEALVELGEHAVREGSTLFLEPLNRYEDYLVNTLADAVSVVEEVGSPGVAVIADTYHMSIEEADCAASIEAAGAHIQHVQLGDSNRLEPGAGHYDWPATLAALDRIGFDGWLAMECGLSGPTGDVLPGVAEILRAR; encoded by the coding sequence GTGATCCGGCTGGCGGCCCAGGAGGCCACCCTGCCGGGCGCCCGGCTGGAGGAGCAGTTCCAGTTCGCCCTCGACTGCGGCTTCGACGGCATCGAGCTCTCCGGTCGGGGTGACGGCGTCTTCGGGGCGCGGGCCGCGGAGCTGCGCCGGGCCCGCGACGCCGGGGTGCAGATGTGCTCGGCGGTGATGCACACCCCGACCTTCCTCGGCAGCTTCGAGCCGGAGGCCCGGGCGACGGCGATCGCCGACCTGAAGGTGCTGCTGAGCACCATCGTCGAGGCGGGCGGGCTCGGCATCGTCAGCCCCAACGCGTTCGGGGTGTTCAGCCGCAAGCTGCCCCCGTTCACCCCGCCGCGCAGTCAGGAGGAGTCCCGCCGGCTGCTCGTCGAGGCGCTGGTCGAGCTGGGCGAGCACGCCGTCCGGGAGGGCTCGACGCTGTTCCTGGAGCCGCTCAACCGGTACGAGGACTACCTGGTCAACACCCTGGCCGACGCCGTCTCCGTCGTGGAGGAGGTCGGCTCGCCGGGGGTCGCCGTCATCGCGGACACCTACCACATGTCGATCGAGGAGGCCGACTGCGCGGCGTCCATCGAGGCGGCCGGTGCGCACATCCAGCACGTCCAGCTGGGCGACAGCAACCGGCTGGAGCCGGGCGCCGGGCACTACGACTGGCCGGCCACCCTGGCCGCGCTGGACCGGATCGGCTTCGACGGCTGGCTGGCCATGGAGTGCGGCCTCAGCGGCCCGACGGGCGACGTGCTGCCCGGCGTGGCGGAGATCCTCCGCGCCCGCTGA
- a CDS encoding SDR family oxidoreductase, with the protein MDAQVAVVTGAGSGIGAATATALVDAGWRVVLAGRRPEALAEVAALRPERLHPLVTDVTDEASVRALFASTVAEHGRVDLLFNNAGRGSFEQSLDEISLEDWRAVVDVNLTGAFLCTREAFRVMRAQDPRGGRVINNGSISATTPRPRSAPYAATKHALTGLTKATALDGRPFDIACGQIDIGNAATELTALMADGILQPDGSRRPEPRMDVADVARAVVYMASLPLAANVPQMTVMATTMPFLGRG; encoded by the coding sequence GTGGACGCACAGGTGGCCGTCGTGACGGGAGCGGGCAGCGGGATCGGGGCGGCGACGGCGACCGCGCTGGTCGACGCCGGCTGGCGGGTGGTGCTGGCCGGACGTCGGCCCGAGGCCCTCGCCGAGGTCGCGGCGCTCCGCCCCGAGCGGCTGCACCCCCTGGTCACCGACGTCACCGACGAGGCGTCGGTGCGGGCCCTGTTCGCCTCCACGGTCGCCGAGCACGGCCGCGTCGACCTGCTGTTCAACAACGCCGGCCGCGGCTCCTTCGAGCAGAGCCTCGACGAGATCTCGCTCGAGGACTGGCGGGCCGTCGTCGACGTCAACCTGACCGGGGCCTTCCTGTGCACCCGGGAGGCGTTCCGGGTCATGCGCGCCCAGGACCCGCGCGGCGGCCGGGTCATCAACAACGGGTCGATCTCGGCGACGACCCCGCGGCCGCGCTCCGCGCCCTACGCGGCGACGAAGCACGCGCTCACGGGGTTGACCAAGGCGACGGCGCTGGACGGCCGGCCGTTCGACATCGCCTGCGGGCAGATCGACATCGGCAACGCCGCGACCGAGCTGACCGCGCTGATGGCCGACGGCATCCTCCAGCCCGACGGCAGCCGCCGGCCGGAGCCCCGGATGGACGTCGCCGACGTCGCCCGCGCCGTGGTCTACATGGCCTCGCTGCCGCTGGCGGCCAACGTCCCGCAGATGACCGTGATGGCCACCACGATGCCCTTCCTGGGCCGGGGCTGA
- a CDS encoding DedA family protein has product MALDFLAGWPYPLALATLFVIVLLRAGATYALGRGAHAGAEHSRLARLVRRPGFRRAERLVARWGAPVVTVSFLTVGVQTLVNLAAGLARMPLRRYLPALVVGGALWAFIYATVSSAGLAAWRLLWELSPVAAMVVLVALALALGGYVAWQVRRRAEEPDGAPGAGEGELAAHDRRARPARAGRLLGRRAGR; this is encoded by the coding sequence GTGGCGTTGGACTTCCTGGCCGGCTGGCCGTACCCGCTGGCCCTCGCCACGCTGTTCGTGATCGTGCTGCTGCGCGCCGGCGCCACCTACGCGCTGGGTCGCGGGGCGCACGCCGGGGCCGAGCACTCCCGGCTGGCCCGGCTGGTCCGGCGGCCGGGGTTCCGCCGGGCCGAGCGGCTGGTCGCCCGCTGGGGCGCCCCGGTGGTGACCGTCTCGTTCCTCACCGTCGGGGTGCAGACGCTGGTCAACCTCGCGGCGGGGCTGGCCCGGATGCCCCTGCGGCGCTACCTCCCGGCCCTGGTCGTCGGCGGCGCCCTCTGGGCGTTCATCTACGCCACCGTCTCCTCCGCCGGGCTCGCCGCGTGGCGGTTGCTCTGGGAACTGTCACCGGTCGCTGCCATGGTGGTGCTCGTGGCGCTGGCTCTCGCCCTGGGGGGCTACGTCGCCTGGCAGGTCCGACGACGAGCGGAGGAACCCGATGGAGCCCCAGGAGCCGGGGAGGGTGAGCTGGCAGCTCACGATCGACGCGCACGACCCGCACGCGCAGGCCGACTTCTGGGCCGCCGCGCTGGGCGGTGA
- a CDS encoding VOC family protein, which produces MSWQLTIDAHDPHAQADFWAAALGGELEDNSQLIATVLEKGWAQESDTLVHDGRRYWRDLVAVRGAGPRLLFQRVPEEKTVKNRLHLDLHVGEERIRPEVQRLVALGALEGREWREVGGHWIAMTDPEGNEFDVE; this is translated from the coding sequence GTGAGCTGGCAGCTCACGATCGACGCGCACGACCCGCACGCGCAGGCCGACTTCTGGGCCGCCGCGCTGGGCGGTGAGCTGGAGGACAACTCCCAGCTGATCGCGACCGTCCTCGAGAAGGGCTGGGCGCAGGAGTCCGACACCCTGGTCCACGACGGCCGCCGCTACTGGCGCGACCTGGTCGCGGTCCGCGGGGCCGGTCCGCGGCTGCTGTTCCAGCGGGTCCCGGAGGAGAAGACGGTGAAGAACCGCCTGCACCTGGACCTGCACGTGGGCGAGGAGCGGATCCGGCCGGAGGTCCAGCGGCTGGTCGCGCTCGGCGCGCTGGAGGGCCGGGAGTGGCGGGAGGTCGGCGGCCACTGGATCGCGATGACCGACCCCGAGGGCAACGAGTTCGACGTCGAGTAG
- a CDS encoding 1,4-dihydroxy-2-naphthoyl-CoA synthase, translated as MSQPEVAQPFQPALWREVPGFELTDVTYHRAVDAPVVRVAFDRPEVRNAFRPHTVDELYRVLDHARRSSDVGAVLLTGNGPSPKDGGWAFCSGGDQRIRGRSGYTYAQDEAPAQVDPAAAGRLHVLEVQRLIRFMPKVVIALVGGWAAGGGHSLHVVCDLTLASAEHARFKQTDADVGSFDAGFGSAYLARQVGQKFAREIFFLGETYTAEDALRMGMVNRVVPHAELESVGLEWGKAICRKSPTAQRMLKFAFNAVDDGLVGQQVFAGETTRLAYMTDEAVEGRDAFLEKRPPDWSAFPYYY; from the coding sequence GTGAGCCAGCCCGAGGTCGCCCAGCCGTTCCAGCCCGCGCTGTGGCGGGAGGTCCCGGGCTTCGAGCTCACCGACGTCACCTACCACCGCGCCGTCGACGCGCCCGTCGTCCGGGTCGCGTTCGACCGGCCCGAGGTGCGCAACGCCTTCCGGCCGCACACGGTGGACGAGCTGTACCGGGTGCTCGACCACGCCCGGAGGTCCTCCGACGTCGGCGCGGTGCTGCTGACCGGCAACGGCCCCTCCCCGAAGGACGGCGGCTGGGCCTTCTGCAGTGGTGGCGACCAGCGCATCCGGGGCCGCTCCGGCTACACCTACGCCCAGGACGAGGCACCCGCGCAGGTGGACCCGGCGGCCGCGGGCCGGCTGCACGTCCTGGAGGTGCAGCGGCTGATCCGCTTCATGCCCAAGGTGGTGATCGCCCTGGTCGGCGGCTGGGCGGCCGGCGGCGGGCACAGCCTGCACGTCGTCTGCGACCTCACGCTGGCCAGCGCCGAGCACGCGCGGTTCAAGCAGACCGACGCCGACGTCGGCTCCTTCGACGCCGGCTTCGGTTCCGCCTACCTCGCCCGCCAGGTGGGGCAGAAGTTCGCGCGCGAGATCTTCTTCCTCGGCGAGACCTACACGGCGGAGGACGCGCTCCGGATGGGCATGGTCAACCGGGTCGTCCCGCACGCCGAGCTGGAGAGCGTTGGGCTGGAGTGGGGCAAGGCCATCTGCCGCAAGAGCCCGACGGCCCAGCGGATGCTGAAGTTCGCCTTCAACGCCGTCGACGACGGCCTGGTGGGTCAGCAGGTGTTCGCCGGCGAGACCACCCGGCTGGCCTACATGACCGACGAGGCGGTCGAGGGCCGGGACGCCTTCCTCGAGAAGCGCCCGCCCGACTGGTCGGCCTTCCCCTACTACTACTGA
- the upp gene encoding uracil phosphoribosyltransferase: MDLRIVEHPLVSHKLTVLRDQATDSPTFRRLTEELVTLLAYEATREVRVTPQAVQTPLATTVGVRLSTPRPLVVPILRAGLGMLEGMTRLIPTAEVGFLGMVRNEETLEAATYAERLPDDLSGRQCYVLDPMLATGGTLAAAVQFLAKRGADHITCICLIAAPEGVERLRGLLDGLGVPCTVVLAGMDEKLNEVGYIVPGLGDAGDRLYGVVD; this comes from the coding sequence GTGGACCTCCGCATCGTCGAGCACCCCCTCGTCTCTCACAAGCTCACCGTGCTCCGCGACCAGGCGACGGACTCGCCGACGTTCCGGCGGCTCACCGAGGAGCTGGTGACCCTGCTGGCCTACGAGGCGACCCGGGAGGTCCGGGTCACGCCGCAGGCGGTGCAGACGCCGCTGGCCACCACCGTCGGCGTCCGGCTGTCGACGCCGCGGCCCCTGGTGGTGCCCATCCTGCGCGCCGGCCTGGGCATGCTCGAGGGGATGACCCGGCTGATCCCGACGGCCGAGGTCGGCTTCCTCGGCATGGTCCGCAACGAGGAGACGCTGGAGGCGGCCACCTACGCCGAGCGCCTGCCGGACGACCTCTCGGGCCGCCAGTGCTACGTGCTGGACCCCATGCTGGCGACCGGGGGCACGCTGGCCGCGGCGGTCCAGTTCCTGGCGAAGCGGGGCGCGGACCACATCACCTGCATCTGCCTGATCGCCGCCCCGGAGGGCGTCGAACGGCTGCGCGGGCTGCTCGACGGGCTGGGCGTGCCGTGCACGGTCGTCCTCGCGGGGATGGACGAGAAGCTCAACGAGGTCGGCTACATCGTGCCCGGGCTCGGCGACGCGGGCGACCGGCTGTACGGCGTCGTCGACTGA